One segment of Anatilimnocola aggregata DNA contains the following:
- the rplC gene encoding 50S ribosomal protein L3, whose protein sequence is MTKGILGRKVGMTQIFDENGACLPVTVVLAGPCRVLQVRTAERDGYEAVQLGFLDKPRRLASRSESGHVADIGSRRSKRLKAAGVQVEAKANCEPQRFVRELRGAPGALAVGGTVDVGSLDGVKAVDVTGFTKGRGFTGAMKRWNFAGQRATHGVKKVHRHMGGTGALAANRGGGRMKKGKKMPGRYGNEQVTIRNMRLVKLDKEKNLLLINGAVPGPPGTYLIIRETNKVG, encoded by the coding sequence ATGACCAAGGGAATACTCGGCCGCAAGGTCGGGATGACGCAAATATTTGATGAGAACGGGGCTTGCTTGCCCGTTACCGTAGTTTTGGCCGGCCCTTGTCGCGTGCTCCAGGTTCGTACGGCTGAGCGCGATGGCTATGAAGCAGTGCAGTTGGGTTTTCTCGATAAGCCCCGCCGCCTCGCCAGTCGCAGTGAAAGTGGCCATGTTGCCGATATCGGCAGCCGTCGCTCCAAGAGGCTCAAGGCCGCTGGTGTTCAGGTTGAGGCTAAGGCTAATTGTGAGCCGCAGCGTTTTGTTCGCGAACTCCGTGGTGCTCCGGGCGCTCTTGCCGTGGGTGGCACCGTCGATGTTGGTTCGCTGGATGGTGTAAAAGCCGTTGATGTTACCGGCTTTACGAAGGGTCGCGGCTTCACGGGTGCGATGAAGCGTTGGAATTTCGCCGGTCAACGTGCGACGCACGGTGTGAAGAAGGTGCATCGTCACATGGGTGGCACTGGCGCTCTCGCTGCGAACCGCGGTGGTGGTCGTATGAAGAAGGGCAAGAAGATGCCCGGCCGCTATGGCAACGAACAAGTGACGATTCGCAATATGCGGCTCGTGAAACTCGACAAAGAAAAGAACTTGCTCCTGATCAATGGCGCAGTTCCTGGTCCGCCGGGAACGTACCTGATCATTCGCGAGACAAACAAGGTTGGTTAG
- a CDS encoding CARDB domain-containing protein yields the protein MPRKATWVSALLLTAICVVAIVRAQDASWRPANSRPPAAPAFLPASTTADAMPVAMQVDADDEETQQAVFGRATRRLGGSLANQPPQPQGFVPAVEQAYEEPRPLPMGEAAAPPPDAWQQPGPLPTRSVLRRPGQPASQGIVPAQEMSPPATQQPSTQQMVSDSEPSHSDQVPPRSVLKRPNGPVVDEAAPPIIPFDAAAPQAAVPNNSSRRVYDPEAALRPRPSISSTGRAPAGLTSGDLVVVAPGPKLRAELAGPQALMVGKPARYVINLVNEGDAPAEEVQLRLNLPAWISVESGESTSGEANAQADAQGSTRMVWNLPRVKANSQETLRLQVVAQEGQAFEITADWSCKPTGLKAAIAVRQPQLELSLAGPSDMLYGEEKPFTITVSNPGSGDADHVVVQLIAGGNAPQQIEVGTVPAGKTREVNVKVAANQQNAMDLKLSATADGNLRAEAAGRIVVKQAVIEVVVEGPPMKFAGAEATYAVTVSNRGNAAADDLTLSVTLPTGAKYLGGIDGATFAGSVLKWKAGLLPPETERTYDVRCQLNAPGAHRVVVQAHGPRSGASTHEVETGVEAVSQLKLAVNDPAGPAPVGDDITYEVQLMNRGTQAAKNVKVVMQFSEGLEPVTLAGAEGRVVPGQVLFDALPELGAGEQVVIHVKARADKVGAHRFRVEVVSTDNDTRLVSEGTTRFFADGRTTSAAARTATKPRVLPAAPDGTLQR from the coding sequence ATGCCTCGCAAGGCAACTTGGGTATCAGCCCTACTGCTCACTGCCATCTGTGTTGTGGCCATCGTTCGCGCTCAGGACGCAAGCTGGCGACCAGCCAATAGCCGGCCACCTGCAGCGCCGGCGTTTCTGCCAGCCAGCACCACCGCGGACGCAATGCCCGTGGCGATGCAAGTTGACGCAGATGACGAGGAAACGCAGCAGGCTGTGTTTGGCCGGGCAACCCGGCGACTCGGGGGATCGTTGGCGAATCAGCCACCACAACCGCAGGGGTTCGTTCCCGCGGTCGAACAGGCATACGAAGAACCTCGACCGCTACCGATGGGCGAAGCTGCTGCTCCACCACCCGATGCCTGGCAACAACCGGGCCCGCTGCCAACCCGCAGCGTGCTCCGCCGCCCGGGTCAACCAGCCTCCCAGGGAATTGTGCCAGCACAAGAAATGTCTCCGCCCGCTACCCAACAACCTTCTACCCAACAAATGGTTAGCGATAGCGAGCCAAGTCATTCCGATCAAGTGCCGCCGCGTTCTGTCCTGAAGCGACCCAATGGCCCCGTTGTCGATGAAGCAGCACCGCCGATAATTCCGTTCGATGCTGCCGCGCCACAGGCCGCAGTCCCGAACAATTCATCGCGCCGTGTCTATGACCCAGAAGCGGCACTGCGCCCTCGTCCTTCGATCAGTTCCACAGGTCGTGCACCTGCAGGCCTCACTAGTGGCGATTTAGTGGTTGTCGCTCCGGGACCGAAGCTCCGGGCCGAACTCGCCGGTCCACAAGCACTGATGGTGGGCAAGCCTGCTCGCTACGTGATCAATCTCGTTAACGAAGGTGACGCCCCGGCCGAGGAGGTTCAACTTCGTTTGAATCTGCCTGCCTGGATCAGCGTGGAATCGGGTGAGTCGACTTCGGGTGAAGCCAACGCACAGGCCGACGCCCAAGGCTCTACTCGCATGGTCTGGAACCTGCCTCGCGTCAAAGCGAATTCGCAAGAGACCTTGCGGCTGCAAGTCGTCGCACAAGAAGGACAAGCATTCGAAATCACCGCCGATTGGAGTTGCAAGCCGACGGGGTTGAAGGCTGCAATTGCCGTACGTCAGCCGCAACTCGAACTTTCGCTCGCTGGTCCCAGTGACATGCTCTATGGCGAAGAGAAGCCGTTCACAATCACGGTCAGCAATCCCGGCAGCGGCGATGCAGACCACGTCGTTGTGCAGCTAATCGCCGGCGGCAATGCTCCTCAGCAAATCGAAGTCGGCACCGTTCCGGCGGGGAAGACTCGCGAAGTGAACGTGAAGGTTGCTGCGAATCAACAGAACGCGATGGACCTAAAATTGAGTGCCACGGCCGATGGCAATCTCCGCGCCGAAGCTGCGGGGCGCATCGTCGTGAAGCAGGCTGTCATCGAAGTGGTTGTCGAAGGCCCTCCGATGAAATTCGCTGGGGCTGAAGCGACCTATGCAGTCACCGTTTCGAATCGTGGCAATGCAGCTGCCGACGATCTCACTCTCTCGGTTACGCTCCCCACCGGAGCCAAGTACCTGGGGGGAATCGACGGCGCTACCTTCGCCGGCAGCGTGCTGAAGTGGAAGGCGGGATTACTGCCACCTGAAACCGAGCGGACATACGACGTTCGCTGCCAACTGAATGCACCAGGTGCCCATCGCGTGGTCGTGCAAGCTCACGGACCGCGGTCAGGTGCTTCGACTCACGAAGTCGAAACCGGAGTCGAAGCTGTTTCGCAGCTCAAACTTGCCGTCAACGATCCCGCTGGACCTGCTCCCGTTGGCGACGACATTACCTACGAAGTGCAGCTAATGAACCGTGGCACCCAAGCCGCCAAGAACGTGAAGGTGGTAATGCAGTTCTCTGAAGGGCTGGAGCCAGTCACGCTCGCCGGTGCTGAAGGACGCGTTGTGCCTGGCCAGGTGCTATTCGATGCCCTTCCAGAACTGGGCGCTGGAGAGCAAGTTGTCATTCACGTGAAGGCCCGGGCCGATAAGGTGGGTGCCCATCGCTTCCGTGTGGAGGTGGTCAGCACCGATAACGATACTCGCCTCGTTTCGGAAGGAACCACGCGGTTCTTCGCCGATGGTCGCACCACTTCGGCAGCGGCTCGCACGGCCACCAAGCCCCGCGTGCTGCCCGCCGCACCAGATGGAACACTGCAGCGGTAG
- the rplD gene encoding 50S ribosomal protein L4, with translation MVSLPVFDRAGKEVGKYEIDPAQIAPSINKQLLHDVVVMYQASRRMGTHKTKTRSEVRGTTKKMYRQKGTGNARAGSKQAAQRRGGGHVFALRNRDYSYRLPKKAIQSATRMAIASKLQSQDVVVLDELSLSAPKTQEVAAILRALQLQGVSLMLATAALDPMVYKSARNIDKVSVAPVSDLNALSVLVPKKLVLTRAALDVIRDRAKKPE, from the coding sequence ATGGTAAGTCTTCCGGTATTCGATCGAGCAGGCAAGGAGGTCGGTAAGTATGAAATCGACCCCGCGCAAATCGCTCCGTCTATCAATAAGCAATTGCTGCATGATGTGGTGGTGATGTACCAGGCTTCTCGCCGGATGGGTACTCACAAGACCAAGACTCGCAGTGAAGTCCGTGGTACGACCAAGAAAATGTATCGCCAGAAGGGCACCGGTAACGCGCGTGCAGGCTCGAAGCAGGCCGCTCAGCGTCGTGGTGGTGGTCACGTGTTCGCGTTGCGAAATCGCGATTACTCCTATCGTTTGCCTAAGAAGGCGATTCAGTCTGCCACTCGCATGGCCATCGCTAGCAAGTTGCAGTCGCAAGATGTGGTTGTGCTCGACGAGTTGTCGCTGTCGGCCCCCAAAACACAAGAAGTCGCTGCCATCCTCAGGGCTCTGCAGTTGCAGGGTGTGTCGCTGATGTTGGCAACCGCGGCACTCGATCCGATGGTTTACAAAAGTGCTCGCAATATCGACAAGGTTTCGGTGGCTCCAGTGAGCGACCTGAATGCCCTGTCGGTGCTAGTGCCAAAGAAGCTCGTCCTCACGCGGGCCGCGTTGGATGTGATTCGCGATCGGGCTAAGAAGCCTGAGTAG
- the rpsJ gene encoding 30S ribosomal protein S10 — MAGQKEVIRIRMEAYDHAILDQSAQEIVDTAKRTHSEVHGPIPLPTRVERYTVLSGPTIDKKARQQYEIRTHKRLIDIVQATAKTIEALNKLSLPAGVDIKIKATTR, encoded by the coding sequence GTGGCTGGTCAGAAAGAAGTAATTCGAATTCGCATGGAAGCTTACGACCACGCGATCTTGGACCAAAGTGCCCAAGAGATCGTGGATACCGCGAAGCGCACCCATAGCGAAGTGCATGGTCCAATTCCATTGCCGACCCGCGTCGAGCGTTATACGGTCCTGTCGGGCCCAACGATCGATAAGAAGGCTCGTCAGCAATACGAGATTCGGACCCATAAGCGTTTGATTGATATCGTGCAGGCAACTGCCAAGACCATCGAGGCGCTCAATAAGCTGAGCCTGCCCGCTGGTGTGGATATCAAGATTAAGGCCACGACTCGCTAG
- a CDS encoding peptidylprolyl isomerase, which translates to MKVATIETNKGTIKLELFGDKVPKTVENFETLIGKKFYDGIKFHRVIEDFMIQTGCPKGNGTGDAGYKFKDEFHKDLKHSGPGILSMANAGPNTNGSQFFITHVATPWLDGKHSVFGKVIEGMDVVNSIKQGDVMKSVTVAEVAEKK; encoded by the coding sequence ATGAAAGTCGCCACGATCGAAACCAACAAAGGCACCATCAAGCTGGAACTATTCGGCGACAAGGTGCCGAAGACCGTCGAGAATTTTGAAACGCTGATTGGCAAGAAGTTCTACGACGGCATCAAGTTCCATCGCGTCATCGAGGATTTCATGATCCAAACCGGCTGCCCCAAAGGGAACGGCACCGGCGACGCTGGCTACAAGTTCAAAGACGAGTTTCACAAGGATCTGAAGCACAGCGGCCCGGGCATTCTCTCGATGGCCAACGCTGGCCCGAACACCAACGGTTCGCAGTTTTTCATCACCCACGTTGCCACGCCGTGGCTCGATGGCAAGCACAGTGTGTTCGGCAAAGTGATTGAAGGCATGGATGTCGTCAACAGCATCAAGCAAGGCGACGTGATGAAGAGCGTCACCGTTGCGGAAGTTGCCGAGAAGAAGTAG
- a CDS encoding S9 family peptidase, protein MNCRNLVVAGMLSVAAQFAVSADEPADPLRPGAIQTEEVPVVPPSLARRLQQYQSLRAAGFAGWDPAGKGILIRTRFGNSLQLHRVYEPGGRREQITFFDEPVSGGFIPQAKDEAVLLSMSSGGSENNQVYLLDRQRFETKLLTDGKSRNNLGAVSPDGSQMIVGSNKRNGRDTDLYIANCRGGELQMLMETEKEFWSAVDWSQDGKQLLLLKYVSVNESYPAIFNLSTNKRSDLPLPGKEKGAFGPLAFSPDGKNVYLATDTQGEFAQLARLDLASGKYEWLAPEIEWDVTDIEVEPKSGAVVFAVNADGASQVFLLTPKAGGTLAKRELKLPLGIVSSLEFSPDGKHVGMTLARPDAPADAYSLELESGNLTRWTMSEVGGLNPATFIKPTAIRFPSFDGRQIPAWFYKPRTASADNKVPVVISIHGGPESQSQPYFTGSTQFYLNELGVAVILPNVRGSNGYGKTYLKLDNAEKREDSVRDIGALLDWIKTQPELDADRVAVSGGSYGGYMVLASLVHYGDRIRAGIDNVGIANFNTFLQTTAAYRQDLRRVEYGDERDPAMKAVFDKISPANHAEKIRSALLVAHGKNDPRVPFSEAEQIAAKVRGQGKSVWTVYADNEGHGFGKKDNADYLRAVEVMFLSEQLKLKK, encoded by the coding sequence ATGAATTGCCGAAATCTCGTTGTAGCCGGCATGCTCAGCGTTGCCGCGCAGTTTGCCGTCTCGGCGGACGAACCAGCGGACCCGCTGCGCCCCGGAGCCATTCAAACCGAAGAAGTGCCGGTAGTTCCCCCCTCGCTTGCCAGGCGGTTGCAGCAATATCAGAGCCTGAGGGCCGCGGGATTTGCTGGCTGGGATCCAGCAGGGAAGGGAATTCTGATCCGCACGCGGTTTGGCAATTCCTTGCAATTGCACCGCGTTTATGAACCGGGTGGACGTCGCGAACAGATCACTTTTTTCGATGAGCCAGTGAGTGGCGGCTTTATCCCACAGGCCAAGGACGAAGCCGTGCTTCTCTCAATGAGCAGCGGCGGCAGTGAGAACAACCAGGTTTATCTCCTCGATCGGCAGCGATTTGAAACCAAGCTGCTCACCGATGGCAAGAGCCGCAATAATCTCGGTGCAGTTTCGCCCGACGGCTCGCAAATGATTGTTGGCAGCAACAAACGCAACGGCCGCGATACCGATCTTTATATCGCTAATTGCCGCGGCGGCGAGTTGCAAATGCTGATGGAGACCGAGAAGGAATTCTGGTCGGCCGTCGATTGGTCGCAAGACGGCAAACAACTACTACTGCTGAAGTATGTCTCGGTTAATGAGTCCTATCCGGCAATCTTCAATCTGAGCACCAACAAGCGAAGCGATTTGCCGCTGCCTGGCAAAGAGAAAGGTGCCTTCGGGCCGCTCGCGTTCTCGCCCGATGGTAAGAACGTCTATCTGGCTACGGATACCCAAGGAGAGTTCGCTCAGCTAGCGCGACTTGACCTCGCTAGTGGCAAGTACGAATGGCTGGCTCCTGAGATCGAATGGGATGTGACCGATATCGAAGTGGAGCCAAAGTCCGGCGCGGTGGTCTTTGCGGTAAATGCCGATGGTGCCAGCCAGGTTTTTCTGCTGACTCCTAAGGCGGGCGGAACATTGGCAAAGAGGGAGCTTAAGCTGCCGCTCGGCATTGTGAGCAGCCTTGAGTTCTCGCCCGACGGCAAACACGTGGGGATGACACTCGCGCGGCCCGATGCACCTGCCGATGCGTATTCGCTGGAACTCGAGTCGGGTAATCTGACTCGCTGGACGATGAGCGAAGTCGGTGGACTCAATCCCGCAACGTTCATCAAGCCGACTGCAATCCGGTTTCCCTCGTTCGATGGCCGGCAAATCCCCGCCTGGTTCTACAAGCCGCGAACAGCCTCGGCAGACAACAAGGTCCCGGTGGTTATCAGCATTCACGGCGGGCCAGAGAGTCAGTCGCAGCCCTATTTTACGGGTAGCACGCAGTTTTATCTGAACGAATTGGGCGTTGCCGTGATTCTGCCCAACGTACGCGGCAGCAATGGCTATGGGAAAACCTACCTCAAGCTCGATAATGCCGAGAAGCGGGAAGACAGCGTGCGCGATATTGGCGCGCTGCTCGATTGGATTAAAACCCAGCCTGAACTCGATGCCGATCGGGTCGCAGTAAGTGGCGGTTCGTATGGCGGCTACATGGTCCTAGCTTCGCTGGTGCACTACGGCGACCGCATTCGCGCGGGGATCGATAACGTGGGCATTGCCAACTTCAATACCTTCCTGCAAACGACGGCCGCCTATCGTCAAGACTTGCGCCGAGTGGAATATGGCGACGAGCGCGATCCCGCGATGAAGGCTGTTTTCGATAAGATCAGCCCTGCCAACCATGCGGAGAAAATCCGCTCGGCCCTGCTCGTGGCTCACGGCAAGAACGATCCGCGAGTTCCCTTTAGTGAAGCCGAGCAGATCGCCGCCAAAGTACGTGGCCAAGGAAAATCGGTGTGGACGGTGTACGCCGACAACGAAGGTCATGGCTTCGGCAAGAAGGACAACGCCGACTATCTGCGCGCGGTCGAAGTGATGTTCTTGTCCGAGCAATTGAAGCTGAAGAAGTAG
- the rplB gene encoding 50S ribosomal protein L2 produces MGIKQYNPVTAGRRGASVSDFAELTPGAKPEKSLLRPKQKTGGRNNQGRITARHRGGGHKQLYRVVDFLRNKDGIPAKVDSIQYDPNRNCRIALLHYVDGEKRYILAPDGLKAGQMVENGPDATPTVGNCMPLSNIPLSTQIHAIEFLPGTGAKMCRSAGSNAVLMARDGDWAQISLPSGEIRKVPATCRATIGMVGNSDQMNIVIGKAGRNRWKGIRPTVRGTAMNPIDHPHGGGEGRTKGGRHPVSPEGKLAKGGSTRKRRKPSNSAIVRRRKSRRYGQLKLK; encoded by the coding sequence ATGGGAATTAAGCAATACAATCCGGTTACCGCAGGACGCCGCGGCGCAAGCGTGAGCGACTTTGCTGAATTGACTCCCGGCGCCAAGCCGGAAAAGTCACTTCTCCGGCCAAAGCAAAAGACCGGTGGTCGCAATAATCAGGGCCGCATCACCGCCCGGCATCGTGGTGGTGGTCATAAGCAACTTTATCGCGTCGTCGACTTTCTGCGGAACAAGGACGGCATTCCCGCCAAGGTCGATTCGATTCAATACGATCCAAACCGTAACTGCCGCATCGCGCTGCTGCACTATGTTGACGGTGAGAAGCGGTACATTCTCGCTCCAGACGGCTTGAAGGCCGGTCAGATGGTCGAGAACGGGCCAGATGCCACGCCGACCGTCGGCAACTGCATGCCGCTCAGCAATATTCCCCTCAGCACGCAAATTCATGCGATTGAGTTCCTGCCTGGTACCGGTGCCAAGATGTGCCGTAGTGCCGGTAGTAACGCAGTCCTGATGGCCCGCGATGGTGACTGGGCTCAGATCTCTCTGCCGAGCGGCGAAATCCGCAAGGTTCCTGCTACTTGTCGCGCCACGATCGGTATGGTCGGTAACTCCGATCAGATGAACATCGTGATCGGCAAAGCTGGTCGTAATCGCTGGAAGGGTATTCGTCCAACCGTTCGCGGTACTGCGATGAATCCGATCGATCACCCGCACGGTGGTGGTGAGGGTCGCACCAAGGGTGGTCGTCACCCGGTGAGTCCAGAAGGCAAGTTGGCCAAGGGTGGTTCGACCCGCAAGCGTCGTAAGCCATCGAATTCGGCTATCGTGCGCCGCCGCAAGTCGCGTCGCTACGGTCAGCTGAAGTTGAAATAA
- a CDS encoding universal stress protein yields MPWFPKQRVIVPIDFSSESFAALDVGLQVVERPNQVSIIHVIQDLTPLEAGEVWGVVDPTARIESARRALRERLTDEKYSSVQLEVVLGDPAEAIAEYAQQTGADLVVIPSHGRRGLTRLLMGSTAERVVRLAHCPVLVLRQ; encoded by the coding sequence ATGCCGTGGTTTCCGAAGCAGCGTGTGATTGTGCCCATCGATTTCTCCTCGGAATCATTTGCAGCGCTCGATGTTGGGCTGCAAGTGGTCGAACGGCCTAATCAAGTCTCGATTATTCACGTCATTCAAGATCTCACTCCGCTCGAAGCAGGGGAAGTTTGGGGCGTTGTCGACCCTACAGCGCGCATCGAAAGCGCGCGGCGAGCGCTGCGCGAACGATTGACCGACGAGAAGTACAGTTCGGTGCAGTTGGAAGTTGTGCTCGGGGATCCTGCTGAGGCAATCGCAGAATATGCCCAGCAAACAGGGGCCGATTTAGTCGTCATTCCATCGCACGGACGACGCGGGCTCACCAGATTGCTGATGGGCTCGACTGCGGAACGGGTCGTCCGCCTCGCTCACTGCCCCGTTCTCGTCCTCCGGCAGTAG
- the rplW gene encoding 50S ribosomal protein L23, producing MSTDANTEYSPANLPSYQVIVRPLVTEKGMHRSTRYNQYAFEVNSLASKEDIKRAVEDLFNVKVEKVRTQNRLGKARRHKFKAGSTKGWKKALVTLNEEHRIDFF from the coding sequence ATGAGCACAGATGCAAATACCGAGTATTCGCCGGCCAACCTGCCGAGCTACCAGGTCATCGTGCGTCCATTGGTCACGGAAAAGGGGATGCACCGCTCGACACGCTATAACCAATACGCGTTCGAAGTGAATTCGCTGGCCAGCAAAGAAGACATCAAGCGCGCAGTTGAAGATTTGTTCAACGTCAAGGTCGAGAAGGTCCGCACTCAAAACCGTCTGGGCAAGGCTCGCCGGCACAAGTTCAAGGCTGGTTCGACAAAGGGTTGGAAGAAGGCCCTGGTCACGTTGAACGAGGAGCATCGCATCGACTTCTTCTAA